GCGCCAACGTCAACCTCGGTAAAAGAACTTTTTACTTTGAATGTGATGCCTGGATATGACGATAAATAACCGGTAGCTTCGCTTGATTGTCCGGCTGCCAGAACTACAAACATTGATGCTGGCCAGGATTCATATCTAAAATCAAAATCACCACCGATGAACGTTTGGGTCTCAACAGGTTTCCAGTCGCTTGAATTCAACGATCTCTGCCCACCCATCAAGGTGAAATTGGTTATAATTTTCTCATTTGTTTCCGCAGCCGCAACGCCTGTAATTGCGAAGAACACAGCGAGCAGAGCCAAGGCGAGGATATTTTTAGACATTTGACTTTTCCCCAATTTAAGGATTTCTCCAGTTATAAAATTCCCCTTACACGGAAGGCTACCCCCCCCCCCCCGGAAAGTCAAGATAAAATATTGCTTGTGGCGAAAGGATTTGAACCGATAATTCCCAATGTCATCATTTTGGAATAGGCTGGATTAATAAGGCGCCAAAAGCTTTCCGCAGAGGTAATCCCTATTGGCATGGCGGCCTTTATGGCATAATGATTTTTATATGGGGAAACAAAATCATAAATCGTGTGCGGTCTTAAAATGAATGCGGTTCTATTGGACAAAATGAGCGGCCTGAAGGATCTTTGCGAAAAATATTACGTTCTTCGCCTTGAACTGTTCGGTTCTGCGGCGAAAGGCGAATTTATTCCCGGCAAGAGTGATCTGGATTTTCTCGTGGAATTCCGGAGAACGGAAGCTATGAACGTGGCTGACCAGTATTTCGGACTGTTGGAAGATTTGAAAAAACTGTTCGATTGCAACGTGGACCTGGTCATGAAAAAAGCAATGCGTAATCCTTATTTCATAAGGTCGGTAAACCAGACAAGCGTGCCTCTTTATGCCGCCTGATATTCCAAAACTTCTGGAAGATATACGCGAAGCTGGTGAGTTTATTCTTAAATCGGCCGCTGGACTCGATTTCGATCAATTTGATGAAAACAGGCTTCTGCGGCAAGCAGTCGAGCGGAATTTCGAAATAATTGGAGAAGCCCTTTTACGCATCAGGCGGTCTGATCCGAAAATATCGGCTCGGATCGGAGACGAACTGAAAATAATAGGATTCCGGAATGTCATAGCGCATGGCTATGACATGATTGACAATGAGATTGTCTGGCTTATTATTCATAACGAATTGCCAGTGTTGATATCCAAGGTTAGGGATTTGCTTAAGGATGCCGAAGGATTTTAGGTGAACATATGACCGGACATATTGACGGCAAGGCGTTCAAGGACCTGTTCAAGGCGGGGGCCCACAGGGTGGCGGTGTCCCGCGATTACCTGAACAGCATAAACGTGTTCCCCGTGCCGGACGGGGACACGGGCAGCAACATGGCCGAGACCCTGACGAACGCCGCCGAATGCCTGGAGACTGTGGACGATTCGTCGCTTGCCAGCGTGCTGGAGACCCTTTCCACTAAATTGCGCATGGAAGCCAAGGGGAACTCCGGGGTGATCCTTTCCGAGTTCTTCTATGGCATGTTCCTCAAGCTAAAGCAGGAGGAGCGGGTGCATCCGGAAAGGTTTGTGGAGGCGCTCACAAACGGCAAGGACATGGCCTATGCCGCCCTGGCAGAGCCGAAAGAGGGGACGATCCTCACCA
This sequence is a window from Nitrospinota bacterium. Protein-coding genes within it:
- a CDS encoding nucleotidyltransferase domain-containing protein; amino-acid sequence: MNAVLLDKMSGLKDLCEKYYVLRLELFGSAAKGEFIPGKSDLDFLVEFRRTEAMNVADQYFGLLEDLKKLFDCNVDLVMKKAMRNPYFIRSVNQTSVPLYAA
- a CDS encoding DUF86 domain-containing protein produces the protein MPPDIPKLLEDIREAGEFILKSAAGLDFDQFDENRLLRQAVERNFEIIGEALLRIRRSDPKISARIGDELKIIGFRNVIAHGYDMIDNEIVWLIIHNELPVLISKVRDLLKDAEGF